A region of the Mangifera indica cultivar Alphonso chromosome 10, CATAS_Mindica_2.1, whole genome shotgun sequence genome:
ATCTGATTGTTAGAATCACACAACGCTAATCTCTTTGGGTGCAATTTAACgttaagtaaatttttattttaagaaattgaAATGACTTTTATAGTAATCTACCCATAGCGTGGAAACTAGATTCATTTGTTGACGAGTAAAGAAATCAAACCCTAGATTGACGTGAATCGCAATTAGATAGGAGAGGATTGAGAGAACCGGAAGGTTAAGGAATTTTGGAGAGATAGggtgaaattttaataaagtgaAAATTCCGTATTTATAAAGTTAACACAACCAGTTTTTCAGTTAAGTGGAAAAATTACATACAAGTCCCTAACTGTGAGCCACCATGTTGAGGATAACACTTTTTGCACATAACCCAAGTGCCGTACAGTTTAAAAACTATTCCTTTGACCCCTCAGAGATACTAACATTCCCCCGAAAATCAGACCTCCGCCAGGTCTGAACACTTCCCACATCTCAACCAAGTGCTATAAAGTTCGTAAACTATTCCTTTCACCCAAGTATTACTTATTTACTCGGAGTTTGTAATTTAAGATTCTACGGATGGGAATCattaatttactctttttttttaaataattcttataCATCCAAATGTGTGATGAACTCATTTTGTATGATAATTACAAATCAGGAGagataattatattactaaATCGTAATTACCGTAATTAAACAAGAGAGGGGAAGCGGCCAAGTGGATGGGGACAGAGACAAATAAGTAAACTCCACTCGGCCCACACGCGAGAAACAAGCTgttagaaaaattgaaaacccaagCGGTGATGAAACCAAGGCAGAGGGGACGGAGATTTCGAGGGAAACCATTTCATTCTTCTTCATTAGCTAAGCCTAAGCTTCACCTCTACCAAACTCATAAGTCTATCTCTTGACTCTCGCTCTCTCATAATTTCATCTTCTTTCGATGGAGTCCTCCGCCACTCTTCGATCCTTCAACTGTAAGCTCCTCCTTTCATTCTGATCGATCTCACGTGCATTATGCATCTGGAAATTAAAGTTAATTGAAGTTTCGTTTTCGTTTATGTGAAGTGGAGGCGAAGTAGATTTAGAAGTTTTGCTTTGACGAAATGGCATTACAGCTACTTTCcattatttttcttgaatttttgtttctaggttatgttttctttttttttttttttttatcgtttAATTTTCCTCTTTCTGTGGCGGTTGAGTTTCTATCATATTATCAGTGAGAGGTTATATTTGTGGAAACATTTTAGTGGGATTCTTTGgagaataaattttatgaaGCATGAATTTGTTTGTTTCACTTTTGGTGAGTTATGTTTTAGCAAAtgttttttaatgtatttttttctCGATTCTTCTATTTTGTTATGCTGTTGAATTTATACTAGATCAGTAGCGAAAGGTTAATTGTTTATTATGTGAGAACTGACAGACACATCAAATATGTGTAATTCTTCttgcattttatgatttttagtgTGAACAAGCCGAGCATGATTGATGTTTGATATGCGATCTGATAATTAGACGCTATTTTGGATTCTAGATTCTATAGGTACCATTCCACACGTGGGATCGCTACTTGAAAGGCCTGGAATGGTGTCTGTTCAAAGTAGTTGCTGGCATGGCTTGAGTAAATTTCACAAACTCATTGCTTCTCCAGTGAAGCGATACAGGACAGTTGTATCGGGAGCAAAGACTTCTGAAGCTACTGTAGCAGCCAAGTCTGAAGGTGAGTTTCATAGTTTAAGTACTGTTCCATTGTGATGGTGTTAAAAGACTTATCCTCAATTGGTAATTTCAGGGCCGGTATTGTTAGAAATGTAGTTTCCATAGAGGTGAATTTTATAGTCAAAATGTTTAATATGGTGCATATGTGCTGCTACCGGTGATTAGGTTCATGCATGATACAACATAGGATGCTGAATTAATCATTTGTCACTGATTTTTAAATAGATCACTTGTCAAATCTAGAAGAGAAAGCCAGTGTCTgatgtatttaaatttaatttaagttctttttcttttttttttccatccatTTGGCAATCCACTTATCAATGAAGGATCTGTTTTTATGTGAGGAAGTGCTGAACTCATGTTTGATTGCAATGGAATGAATGTTATGTAGAGAAACTATGCTTGCATTTGGGTTCTTATTCTGTATGCTAATCAGTTATAGGCAGGTGTGAGAATTACTTTACATATATGTCTTTCTGAATGTGATGTGTGAACTAATAATCAGCTCTTTATTTGGCTTTGTCATAATTATGATGAGGCAGTTTCATCTGGGAGTGCTACTCAAAGCTCTTTAGAGAAGAATACCCTGAGGAATGCAACCTTCCCAAGTGCAGTTGAGGTGagtggttttctttttttttaagccCTATGTTTGCATGCAATTCTTAGTCCTTTTTGTTGCATGTTAACTACATATCTCTGCTTCTCCTTTCCATGTGCTCTACAGttatttcatataaattgatTGTGTTCATGTGTTGAGGTTATGCATTTCAATATGAGATGAAAGCCTTGAAATTTTCCTCTGTCCTGGAGcacatttcatttcttcttttttgaattGAACTTCATTCACTCAAGagtttaaagaaatttatgaaatGATAATACATTTTGCTAACTTGACATTAATCTGCATTTCTTGCAACTTTTTCTTGGGATCTGAAATATAACTAGCATACTTATTGTTTGCGCATTACCAGGCATTGGTGTTGGAGGTCTGTGATGAGACAGAGGTTGCTGAGCTGAAACTGAAGGTACAATTCTGAACTTCCTCTTTCTttgaaagaaaaagggaaaattacTGGCACTGCACTGAACACCTGCATAATTATGACGAAAgcctttttccctttatttcaTTGGAGAAATTGTGAGTATCTATGTTACTTTATGATAGGTTGGGGACTTTGAAATGCATATGAAGCGAAATGTTGGAGCCACTAAAGTTCCTATGTCAAACATTTCACCAACTACAGCACCACCTATTCCATCTAAACCTATGGATGTATCAGCACCTGCAGCAACACCACCAGCACCAAAACCCTCCAAAGAAAAAACCAGTCCTTTTGCTAATGTGTCCTTTGGAAAGTCACCCAAATTAGTAGCCTTTGAGGCTTCTGGACCCAATGGTTATGTTCTAGTATCTTCTCCAACGGTACATGTTTCTAGATAGTAAAGCccactttaaaatattttggaacAATGTTTTCCATGTAATTTATGTAATTTCTTCTTTGGCAGGTTGGTTCATTCCGAAGGAACAGAACAGTGAAAGGAAAGAAGCAACCTCCCATCTGTAAAGAGGTATCTTGGCTTCACGTTAGTTCTTGCTTTTACTCCATTGTGCTTTTCATTAATTGATCTTGTTCACAACCGATGATTGAAGtttataaattcataatatttttcaccttCAAGATCTCTATGGAGTTAATGCAACTTTTATCATCAGTTTCATATTAAAGGCTAAagttattattgaaatttaatttcgTGATCCAAACATGAACTTTCAGGCTGCATTATGTATTACTATCATAAGTACTTAGATTCAATTTGCTTTCCATTGTATTTTGAATTAACTATCGCAAACTATTCAGGGTGATGTAATTAAAGAGGGACAAATAATAGGATACTTGGATCAATTTGGCACTGAACTTCCTGTGAAGGTGAGTTTACCTTTCTGACTTCACAATTCCAAATTATTTCCTCTCATAATAGATGTCTCATGATATTATGTGTACTTGGTTTGTTGAGCAGTCAGACGTGGCTGGAGAAGTATTGAAGCTCCTATTCAATGATGGAGGTATAACATTTGTCATCTCTTTGTTATTATCATGATCACATTCTGAAGTCTTGAGTCACTTACTATGGAGTATAACTATGCACTTTTGATTAGAAACCATACAAATCATTTGCCTATGGACGCTGACATGTGAAATAGCCAATATTGGCAAATTGTGCAGATCCGGCAATGAAGCTCTTGTAGTTACCTAATTTTTACTTTGTATGTTACAGAGGCTGTTGGTTACGGAGATCCTCTCGTTGCCGTCTTGCCATCGTTTCATGGTATTGAGTAAGCTCTCTCCTACTAATACCGTTTTTGCAGTCTTTGTTGTTGGAGAGTAAGGCCGACCGGCTTAACCATTTATTTCAAGTCCTTGAATTCTTTCCATCGATTGGTCTTTTCTGTTTGTTCAATCAGAAGACATGAATCTAATTGGTGATATGTACTTGACCTCAATGGATCAATTAAATTTAGTTGAAGACCCGTGAACAAGTTGATTAAGCAGACTATAGATTGAGAAAGAATATTGTCATTTATGTTTGGATCATATTCTTGTAAAATCTTTGTCAAGTTGTAGATGTTTGTTGTATCCCAAAAAATACAGACGGCTTCTATCTTCCTGTGACCATAACAATCCATGCaacatgttttattaaaatcccAAGCGATGGAGATTTTCTAATGAAAGCAACTGAATTTTGggtattttacaaaataaagaCCACAAATTGGATGGTGTCTATCCAAGCTGTCAGTTTGAGTTGAGGATTGTGTCTATTTTCTGTGTCTGAATTTTAGTTGATTTATACTTGAGTTAGAAtagatttgattgaattaaaaattttttttttttttaactgagtTTGAATCTTAATTTGTCGGGTTTGAACGGATTTGACTTAATCTTGAATTTAAGTTAGTTTAAACTCTATCCAAATTGAATTCAGCTGCAACTTGGGGCCAATCGCAAAAATAAGCAAAAGCATTTTGAGGCCAAAATTTTGCCCCTAGGCAGACGCTATTGGTTCCGTATACGTATTGAGTTGGCTCTGTGCTAACTGGTGGTCGTATCTGTCTCAAAATGGAGGACCACACGTGCCCTCTCCGATCAGCGGCCTCATTTTGCAACTAGATCGTATATGTTGCGTTACTTCGGTTTTACGACATCGTGTGAGTGTTATTCCAACTAATCTGAATTTCGGGTGTCACCTGAcctaacttttttattttagtccTTGCGAAAAGTTTAATCTGTTCCCAAATGCAAATGTGTtggattttgaaaattcaaattttattatataatattatatataactaaaattggataaaattattattttattatgaaattttaaaattttaaaattttatattatttttttaaaattggataaaattgtttttttattattaaatcttaaaatcttttaaagtaAGGTTAAAAATGAGCCTAGTTGAGCATGAATAAGACCTAACTCGTTTTAGACTATACTCTGCTTAggttttagtttgagtttgtcgAGTTTGCTCTATCATATGTTcataattgagtttgtgtttgtTCTCTCTGACTCATCTGAGCTAAGCTC
Encoded here:
- the LOC123228133 gene encoding biotin carboxyl carrier protein of acetyl-CoA carboxylase-like, which encodes MESSATLRSFNYSIGTIPHVGSLLERPGMVSVQSSCWHGLSKFHKLIASPVKRYRTVVSGAKTSEATVAAKSEVSSGSATQSSLEKNTLRNATFPSAVEALVLEVCDETEVAELKLKVGDFEMHMKRNVGATKVPMSNISPTTAPPIPSKPMDVSAPAATPPAPKPSKEKTSPFANVSFGKSPKLVAFEASGPNGYVLVSSPTVGSFRRNRTVKGKKQPPICKEGDVIKEGQIIGYLDQFGTELPVKSDVAGEVLKLLFNDGEAVGYGDPLVAVLPSFHGIE